A window of Flavobacterium flavigenum contains these coding sequences:
- a CDS encoding NADPH-dependent FMN reductase, with amino-acid sequence MKIIAFAGSNSQQSINKHLAAYAANQFENAEIEILDLNDFEMPLFSVDLEKEIGQHETAKSFLKKIESADILVVSLAENNGNYSAAFKNVFDWSSRIIKDVFQQKPMLLMATSPGARGGASVLEIAKTAFPRYGAQIKALFSLPSFNANFDLEKDEISNPEFDNELKTIVKNSFN; translated from the coding sequence ATGAAAATTATAGCCTTTGCAGGAAGTAACAGCCAACAGTCCATCAATAAACATCTAGCTGCTTATGCCGCAAATCAGTTTGAAAATGCAGAAATAGAAATTTTAGATCTGAATGATTTTGAAATGCCTTTATTCAGCGTTGATTTAGAAAAAGAAATAGGACAGCACGAAACCGCAAAATCATTTCTTAAAAAAATAGAAAGTGCTGATATACTAGTGGTTTCTTTGGCTGAAAATAACGGAAATTATTCAGCTGCCTTTAAAAATGTATTTGACTGGAGTTCCAGGATTATAAAAGATGTGTTCCAGCAAAAACCAATGCTATTAATGGCGACTTCACCTGGGGCGAGAGGCGGTGCTTCTGTTTTAGAAATTGCAAAAACTGCATTTCCAAGATATGGCGCTCAGATAAAAGCCCTATTTTCATTACCTTCATTCAATGCTAATTTTGATTTGGAAAAAGATGAAATTTCAAATCCGGAATTTGATAATGAACTCAAAACTATTGTAAAAAACAGTTTTAATTAA